From Dendropsophus ebraccatus isolate aDenEbr1 chromosome 2, aDenEbr1.pat, whole genome shotgun sequence, a single genomic window includes:
- the RPP40 gene encoding ribonuclease P protein subunit p40 isoform X2, which produces MRELVSILLPECGILPEKLKRVIDDMGSYYLVKNLPLHAFLTQEFNDLFIKKGLFYALTYNTRIDQDNVAAVLPTGKLIISVDKDTYEELGLQGKPSVYSGKNAMRYIVTIDLTDRAMSPDGKMFQRVKWALTEKKPLSFDFLLAWDNSEEPSILSYFSKYTVKECKFKISSSVSRDLHCPLLKSEKLYSNEGESCSATELFEWLGAISNNIDWSKESSSFISSFCCPEPSILVEQAHLCTITGFITPVKIQQLVKQLREYFNEPKLSQWVSLMVHGFADSPVSWRESEHGFFKGGENLYNFVIFNNEDYWLQMAVGTHDGCPP; this is translated from the exons ATGAGGGAATTG GTATCCATTTTGCTACCTGAATGTGGAATTCTCCCAGAAAAACTAAAGCGTGTAATTGATGATATGGGAAGCTATTATTTGGTAAAGAACTTGCCCCTGCATGCATTTTTAACACAGGAATTCAATGACTTGTTTATTAAGAAAG gttTGTTTTATGCACTGACATATAACACAAGAATTGACCAAGATAATGTTGCTGCAGTGCTACCAACAG GTAAACTGATTATATCTGTAGATAAAGACACCTATGAAGAGTTGGGTCTTCAGGGCAAACCTTCTGTATATTCAGGAAAAAATGCCATGCGATATA TTGTTACAATAGATCTGACAGACCGTGCCATGTCTCCTGATGGCAAAATGTTCCAGCGTGTGAAGTGGGCcttaacagaaaaaaaacctcTGTCTTTTGATTTCTTACTTGCATGGGATAATTCAG agGAACCATCTATACTATCTTATTTTTCAAAATATACTGTTAAGGAGTGTAAATTTAAGATAAGTTCTAGTGTTTCAAGGGATCTACACTGTCCTTTGTTGAAGAGTGAAAAGCTGTATAGTAACGAAGGAGAGTCATGCAGTGCAACCGAGTTGTTTGAATGGCTCGGTGCCATCAGCAATAACATTGACTG GAGCAAGGAATCGTCTAGCTTCATATCCAGTTTTTGCTGTCCAGAGCCAAGCATTTTAGTTGAACAAGCACATTTATGTACAATTACAGGATTCATAACACCAGTAAAAATCCAGCAGTTGGTGAAGCAGCTACG TGAGTATTTCAATGAACCAAAGTTAAGTCAGTGGGTGTCCCTTATGGTCCATGGTTTTGCAGACAGTCCGGTATCCTGGAGAGAAAGTGAACACGGCTTTTTTAAAGGTGGTGAAAATTTGTACAATTTTGTCATCTTTAATAATGAGGACTATTGGCTGCAAATGGCTGTTGGAACACATGATGGATGCCCTCCCTAA
- the RPP40 gene encoding ribonuclease P protein subunit p40 isoform X1, with product MLPALQSCPRHLLVCEKSSFLREKSRHSAHVETHYYNYCVSILLPECGILPEKLKRVIDDMGSYYLVKNLPLHAFLTQEFNDLFIKKGLFYALTYNTRIDQDNVAAVLPTGKLIISVDKDTYEELGLQGKPSVYSGKNAMRYIVTIDLTDRAMSPDGKMFQRVKWALTEKKPLSFDFLLAWDNSEEPSILSYFSKYTVKECKFKISSSVSRDLHCPLLKSEKLYSNEGESCSATELFEWLGAISNNIDWSKESSSFISSFCCPEPSILVEQAHLCTITGFITPVKIQQLVKQLREYFNEPKLSQWVSLMVHGFADSPVSWRESEHGFFKGGENLYNFVIFNNEDYWLQMAVGTHDGCPP from the exons ATGCTCCCCGCGCTGCAGTCATGTCCTCGGCATCTGCTGGTGtgcgagaagtccagcttcctgCGGGAGAAGTCTCGGCACAGCGCGCACGTGGAGACGCATTACTACAACTACTGT GTATCCATTTTGCTACCTGAATGTGGAATTCTCCCAGAAAAACTAAAGCGTGTAATTGATGATATGGGAAGCTATTATTTGGTAAAGAACTTGCCCCTGCATGCATTTTTAACACAGGAATTCAATGACTTGTTTATTAAGAAAG gttTGTTTTATGCACTGACATATAACACAAGAATTGACCAAGATAATGTTGCTGCAGTGCTACCAACAG GTAAACTGATTATATCTGTAGATAAAGACACCTATGAAGAGTTGGGTCTTCAGGGCAAACCTTCTGTATATTCAGGAAAAAATGCCATGCGATATA TTGTTACAATAGATCTGACAGACCGTGCCATGTCTCCTGATGGCAAAATGTTCCAGCGTGTGAAGTGGGCcttaacagaaaaaaaacctcTGTCTTTTGATTTCTTACTTGCATGGGATAATTCAG agGAACCATCTATACTATCTTATTTTTCAAAATATACTGTTAAGGAGTGTAAATTTAAGATAAGTTCTAGTGTTTCAAGGGATCTACACTGTCCTTTGTTGAAGAGTGAAAAGCTGTATAGTAACGAAGGAGAGTCATGCAGTGCAACCGAGTTGTTTGAATGGCTCGGTGCCATCAGCAATAACATTGACTG GAGCAAGGAATCGTCTAGCTTCATATCCAGTTTTTGCTGTCCAGAGCCAAGCATTTTAGTTGAACAAGCACATTTATGTACAATTACAGGATTCATAACACCAGTAAAAATCCAGCAGTTGGTGAAGCAGCTACG TGAGTATTTCAATGAACCAAAGTTAAGTCAGTGGGTGTCCCTTATGGTCCATGGTTTTGCAGACAGTCCGGTATCCTGGAGAGAAAGTGAACACGGCTTTTTTAAAGGTGGTGAAAATTTGTACAATTTTGTCATCTTTAATAATGAGGACTATTGGCTGCAAATGGCTGTTGGAACACATGATGGATGCCCTCCCTAA